In one bacterium genomic region, the following are encoded:
- a CDS encoding MraY family glycosyltransferase, protein MPEIGWSIPGFLAVGLVALAATNALAPVVRRAARRLGAIDYPGGRRINTRPTPRLGGVAIFLGFTAAAVVAMVVTRPIELVGTGAELFIRIPIAVHTDRAILGIMLGGTFLMAVGVYDDLRGMHPALKFLAMLAAASVLIPFGLTTQFLTNPLTGKMVVLGPWGAVLTVVWVVAVVNIINFIDGVDGLAAGIVAIAGTTLLLTAAHKRDVVAISLAAALVGSSVGFLRHNFNPARIFMGDSGSMFLGYVLGGLSVMGLYKSYTAISLVVPILALGVPIVDTAFAIFRRLRTGRPIYLPDRGHLHHRLLDRGLTQRQTVFLLYMISALLGLGALALAGVNRTGSIATLGVIAVILLIGARRMGLLTR, encoded by the coding sequence GTGCCGGAGATAGGGTGGTCCATCCCGGGGTTTCTTGCCGTTGGGCTGGTGGCGCTGGCGGCTACCAACGCTCTCGCGCCCGTCGTGCGCCGGGCGGCGCGACGCCTCGGCGCCATTGACTACCCGGGCGGTCGCCGGATCAACACCCGGCCGACCCCGCGGCTGGGCGGCGTGGCGATCTTCCTGGGGTTCACCGCCGCAGCTGTTGTGGCCATGGTCGTGACCCGGCCCATCGAACTCGTGGGGACCGGGGCCGAGCTGTTCATCCGCATTCCTATCGCCGTGCACACGGACCGCGCGATTCTCGGCATCATGTTGGGCGGCACATTTCTCATGGCCGTTGGGGTTTACGACGACCTGCGCGGCATGCACCCCGCGCTGAAGTTCCTGGCCATGCTGGCCGCGGCGTCGGTGCTGATACCCTTCGGGCTCACCACCCAGTTCCTGACGAACCCGCTTACCGGCAAGATGGTTGTGCTGGGCCCGTGGGGCGCCGTGCTGACGGTGGTGTGGGTAGTCGCCGTGGTTAACATCATCAACTTCATAGACGGCGTGGACGGCTTGGCCGCCGGCATCGTGGCGATCGCCGGGACCACGCTGCTGCTCACCGCGGCGCACAAGCGCGACGTCGTGGCGATCTCGCTGGCCGCGGCGTTGGTGGGGAGCTCGGTCGGGTTCCTGCGGCACAACTTCAACCCCGCCCGCATCTTCATGGGCGACTCGGGCTCGATGTTCCTCGGCTATGTCCTGGGAGGGCTCTCGGTGATGGGCCTGTACAAGTCCTACACCGCGATCTCGCTGGTGGTGCCGATCCTGGCGCTGGGCGTGCCGATCGTGGACACCGCCTTCGCCATCTTCCGGCGCCTCCGAACCGGCCGGCCCATCTACCTTCCCGATCGCGGGCACCTTCACCACCGGCTGCTGGATCGGGGGCTGACGCAGCGACAGACGGTCTTCCTGCTCTACATGATCAGCGCGCTGCTCGGCCTGGGGGCCCTCGCGCTGGCCGGCGTGAACAGAACCGGCTCGATCGCCACGCTGGGTGTCATCGCGGTGATCCTGCTGATCGGTGCCCGCCGCATGGGCCTGCTGACCCGATGA
- a CDS encoding ribose-phosphate pyrophosphokinase codes for MMMRLKVFTGSANPGLAEEISEHLGIPLGEMETYRFADGEVSVRIIESVRGADVFVIQPMSPPVNEHLIELLVILDALRRASAGRVTAVIPYLGYARQDRKTKPREPITAKLVANLLTASGADRILAVDLHTGQVWGFFDIPLDHLPSRMLLAAYFREKKLKNVVVVSPDIGGTGRAREFAAELGVPIAIIDKRRDRPNQVKEITHVIGKVYRRTAILVDDIVDTAGTLVAAASALIGRGVEEVYACCSHAILSGPAIDRLAASPIRELVVTNTVPVSVSKRIDKVRIVSIAPMLAEAITRIHEDRSVSTLFDEPAAP; via the coding sequence ATGATGATGCGTCTTAAGGTCTTCACCGGTTCCGCCAACCCAGGGCTTGCCGAGGAGATCTCCGAGCACCTCGGCATCCCGCTGGGCGAGATGGAGACCTACCGATTTGCCGACGGTGAGGTCAGCGTGCGCATCATCGAGAGCGTGCGGGGCGCGGACGTCTTCGTGATCCAGCCGATGAGCCCGCCGGTCAATGAGCACCTGATCGAACTGCTGGTGATCCTCGATGCCCTGCGGCGCGCGTCGGCCGGTAGGGTCACCGCGGTCATCCCCTACCTCGGCTACGCGCGACAGGACCGCAAGACCAAACCGCGAGAGCCGATTACCGCAAAGCTGGTCGCCAACCTGCTGACCGCATCCGGCGCGGACCGCATTCTGGCGGTGGACCTCCACACAGGTCAGGTCTGGGGGTTCTTCGACATCCCGCTTGATCACCTGCCGTCCCGGATGCTGCTCGCCGCCTACTTCAGGGAGAAGAAGCTCAAGAACGTGGTCGTCGTCTCGCCCGACATCGGAGGCACCGGCCGCGCCCGCGAGTTCGCCGCTGAACTGGGAGTACCCATCGCGATAATTGACAAGCGGCGGGATCGGCCCAACCAGGTCAAGGAGATCACCCACGTCATCGGCAAGGTCTACCGCCGTACCGCGATCCTGGTGGACGACATCGTGGACACCGCCGGCACGCTGGTGGCGGCCGCCTCGGCGCTGATCGGCCGCGGGGTTGAAGAGGTCTACGCCTGTTGTTCCCACGCGATACTCTCGGGTCCGGCCATTGATCGGCTGGCTGCCAGCCCGATCCGGGAGCTGGTCGTCACGAACACCGTGCCGGTCTCGGTCTCCAAGCGGATAGACAAGGTGCGCATCGTGTCCATTGCCCCCATGCTCGCCGAGGCGATCACGCGAATTCACGAAGACCGTTCGGTCAGCACGCTCTTTGACGAGCCCGCCGCTCCATAG
- the glmU gene encoding bifunctional UDP-N-acetylglucosamine diphosphorylase/glucosamine-1-phosphate N-acetyltransferase GlmU has product MREIEAVVLAAGKGKRMVSALPKVLHPICGRPMLAYVLDTLAAVGVSAPIIVIGHEGEGVRAAMGDGLRYAVQDEQLGTGHAVMQALPDLEGYAGTVLVIYGDVPFLRPETIETLLAHHRSVGASATILTDLRDDPSGYGRVLRDASGNVRRIVEETDASPQEREVREINAGMYAIESGALRDSLRALQPANAQGEYYLTDAITVLLDGGHTVAAVVVASSQEATGINSRADLARAEAAMRAVLLDALMAAGVTILDPQATYVHAGVRVGRDTVLHPGTVLEGRTIVGEACTIGPGARLTDAEVGNGVTIVYSTVTAGVVGEGSRIGPYSHLRPGARLGRFVEVGNFAEIKNATIGDRTKVHHMSYIGDASVGAGVNIGAGTVTCNYDGRAKHHTVIEDDAFIGSDTMLIAPVRVGRGAVTGAGSVVRREVPQGGVAVGMPARLVRRRPLPEMPAAEPIPEQPNQNDDAS; this is encoded by the coding sequence ATGCGTGAGATCGAAGCGGTCGTGCTGGCCGCAGGGAAGGGCAAGCGGATGGTTTCCGCCCTTCCCAAAGTGCTTCATCCAATCTGTGGACGGCCAATGCTGGCGTACGTGCTGGACACCCTGGCCGCCGTGGGCGTCTCCGCCCCCATCATTGTCATCGGGCACGAGGGGGAAGGGGTGCGCGCGGCGATGGGCGATGGTCTGCGCTATGCCGTGCAGGATGAGCAACTGGGCACGGGACACGCCGTAATGCAGGCGCTGCCCGACCTGGAGGGGTACGCCGGCACCGTGCTGGTCATCTACGGCGACGTGCCTTTTCTCCGTCCCGAGACGATCGAAACCCTGCTGGCGCACCACCGGTCTGTGGGCGCCTCCGCGACGATTCTCACCGATCTGCGCGACGATCCCTCCGGCTACGGCAGGGTGCTGCGCGACGCGAGCGGCAACGTGCGGCGCATCGTCGAGGAGACCGACGCCTCGCCACAGGAGCGCGAGGTGCGGGAGATCAACGCCGGGATGTACGCCATCGAGAGCGGCGCCCTGCGGGATTCCCTGCGCGCCCTGCAGCCGGCCAACGCGCAGGGCGAGTACTATCTTACCGATGCGATTACGGTTCTGTTGGATGGCGGCCACACCGTCGCCGCGGTCGTCGTGGCCTCCAGCCAGGAGGCCACCGGGATCAACAGCCGCGCCGATCTGGCTCGGGCCGAGGCCGCGATGCGCGCGGTGCTGCTTGACGCGCTGATGGCCGCTGGGGTGACGATCCTGGATCCCCAGGCGACCTACGTGCACGCCGGAGTGCGGGTGGGTCGCGACACCGTGCTCCACCCCGGGACAGTTCTGGAGGGACGCACGATAGTCGGTGAGGCCTGCACCATCGGTCCGGGGGCCCGCCTGACAGACGCGGAGGTCGGTAACGGCGTGACCATCGTCTACTCCACCGTCACCGCCGGGGTTGTCGGCGAGGGCAGCCGCATCGGCCCCTACAGTCACCTGCGGCCCGGGGCGCGCCTGGGCCGGTTCGTCGAGGTGGGCAACTTCGCAGAGATCAAGAACGCCACGATCGGCGACCGCACAAAGGTGCACCACATGAGCTATATAGGCGACGCGAGCGTCGGCGCAGGGGTCAACATCGGCGCAGGGACGGTGACGTGCAACTACGACGGGCGCGCCAAGCACCACACCGTCATAGAGGACGACGCGTTCATCGGAAGCGACACGATGCTGATCGCGCCCGTTCGGGTGGGGCGCGGCGCGGTGACGGGCGCGGGCTCCGTGGTCCGGCGCGAGGTGCCGCAGGGCGGAGTGGCGGTAGGGATGCCCGCCCGGCTCGTCCGGCGGAGACCCCTGCCCGAGATGCCTGCCGCCGAGCCGATCCCGGAGCAGCCCAACCAGAATGATGATGCGTCTTAA
- a CDS encoding RidA family protein, producing the protein MPKEVIRSDGAPMPIGPYSQAIRVSGMLYLSGQIALDPETGQFLGGDIKTQTRRVLQNLSAVLEAAGSSPDRVVKTTVFLKDMNDFGPMNEEYAGFFRELPPARSTVAVAKLPRDALVEIEAIALA; encoded by the coding sequence ATGCCCAAGGAAGTCATCCGCAGCGACGGCGCACCGATGCCCATCGGTCCGTACTCACAGGCCATCCGTGTTTCAGGAATGCTCTACCTGTCGGGCCAGATCGCGCTCGACCCCGAAACCGGGCAGTTTCTGGGAGGCGACATCAAGACCCAGACCCGCAGGGTGCTCCAGAACCTCTCGGCGGTCCTAGAGGCGGCCGGGTCGTCACCCGACCGCGTTGTCAAGACCACGGTCTTTCTCAAGGACATGAACGACTTTGGGCCCATGAACGAAGAGTATGCCGGATTCTTCCGGGAGTTGCCTCCGGCCCGCTCGACCGTTGCGGTGGCCAAGCTGCCGCGGGACGCGCTGGTGGAGATCGAGGCGATCGCGCTGGCGTAG
- the rsrA gene encoding mycothiol system anti-sigma-R factor has product MSEVDCNAVLKRLWAFLDGEADETLCRELEAHIEACLHCRNHVDFERRLRAVIQVKCKGEQAPPALRAALDRLLSGSQ; this is encoded by the coding sequence ATGAGCGAAGTGGACTGCAACGCGGTCTTGAAGCGCCTCTGGGCCTTCCTGGACGGTGAGGCCGACGAGACGTTGTGCCGCGAGCTGGAGGCGCACATCGAGGCCTGCCTGCACTGCCGCAACCACGTCGATTTCGAGCGGCGGCTGCGCGCGGTGATTCAGGTGAAGTGCAAGGGCGAGCAGGCCCCGCCTGCGCTACGCGCCGCGCTCGACCGTCTCTTGAGCGGTTCCCAGTAG
- a CDS encoding sigma-70 family RNA polymerase sigma factor encodes MGAILVTLDPPHVTVSDEDRARFEALVGGHLDGLYSSALRLTRNRTAAEDLVQDTFLKAWRSFRTFQAGTNARAWLYKILMNAYIDGYRRSSRLPEEVDQEDISDFYLYAKAQESEEYRKAGDPEEILLSHVMDADVKDALEQVPEPFRAAVILADLEEFSYKEIAEILGIPVGTVMSRLYRGRRHLQRLLWDYARRAGYARDETGSRSQVPP; translated from the coding sequence ATGGGTGCCATACTTGTGACTCTTGATCCTCCTCATGTGACGGTGTCGGATGAGGACCGCGCGCGGTTCGAGGCGCTCGTGGGCGGGCATCTCGACGGCCTGTACAGTTCCGCGCTGCGGCTGACGCGCAACCGTACCGCCGCCGAAGACCTGGTGCAGGACACCTTCTTGAAGGCCTGGCGCTCGTTCCGCACTTTCCAGGCCGGCACCAACGCCCGCGCCTGGCTCTACAAGATCCTGATGAACGCGTACATAGACGGTTACCGCCGATCCTCGCGCCTCCCCGAGGAGGTGGACCAGGAGGACATCAGCGACTTCTACCTGTACGCTAAGGCACAGGAGAGTGAGGAGTACCGCAAGGCGGGCGATCCCGAGGAGATCCTGCTCTCGCACGTAATGGACGCCGACGTGAAGGATGCCCTGGAGCAGGTTCCCGAGCCGTTTCGGGCCGCGGTGATCCTGGCCGATCTAGAGGAGTTCTCCTACAAGGAGATCGCGGAGATCCTGGGCATACCGGTAGGTACGGTGATGTCGCGGTTGTACAGGGGACGCCGGCACCTGCAGCGGTTGCTGTGGGACTACGCACGCAGGGCCGGGTATGCGCGCGACGAGACCGGCTCGCGATCTCAGGTACCGCCATGA
- a CDS encoding Rrf2 family transcriptional regulator, translating to MRVSARAEYGIRALIELAAHYGRGPVHSQDIARRQKLPEPYLHQLMTALRAAGLVVSKRGPSGGHALSRPPEQIGLREVFAVLEGTTAPWWCVEEDAPDCEYASDCGLQPVWRAVRGAAEGVLDRLSLADLRADGVRQPAARP from the coding sequence GTGAGGGTTTCCGCGCGGGCTGAGTACGGCATCCGGGCCCTGATCGAGCTGGCCGCCCACTACGGCCGGGGTCCGGTGCACAGCCAGGACATCGCCCGGCGGCAGAAACTGCCGGAGCCCTATCTCCACCAACTGATGACGGCCCTGCGCGCGGCAGGGCTGGTTGTCAGCAAGCGGGGGCCCTCCGGCGGTCACGCGCTCTCGCGCCCGCCGGAGCAGATCGGGCTGCGGGAGGTGTTCGCGGTTCTGGAGGGAACCACGGCACCGTGGTGGTGCGTGGAGGAAGATGCCCCTGATTGCGAGTATGCTTCTGATTGCGGCCTGCAGCCTGTCTGGCGCGCGGTTCGGGGCGCCGCAGAGGGCGTGCTGGATCGGTTGAGCCTGGCGGATCTGCGTGCGGACGGTGTGCGCCAGCCGGCGGCGCGGCCGTAG
- a CDS encoding M67 family metallopeptidase yields the protein MALEIGLAQAVAIVYHARQQFPNECCGLVAGRGSRIERVFWGTNVERSPFTYRFDPQEQFRFFKEMDALGMELLGIYHSHPRSPAYPSQTDVTQAFYPEAAYLIVSLHSADAPAAEVEVRAFRMQGGVITEEELAVAV from the coding sequence ATGGCCCTCGAGATCGGTTTGGCGCAGGCGGTGGCCATCGTGTACCACGCGCGCCAGCAGTTCCCAAACGAGTGCTGCGGTTTGGTCGCAGGCCGGGGCAGCCGCATCGAGCGCGTGTTTTGGGGTACGAACGTGGAGCGCAGTCCGTTTACCTACCGCTTTGATCCCCAAGAGCAATTCCGGTTCTTCAAGGAGATGGACGCGCTGGGGATGGAACTGCTCGGTATCTACCATTCGCATCCGCGGTCACCGGCCTACCCCTCCCAGACCGACGTTACGCAGGCATTCTACCCCGAGGCGGCGTATCTCATAGTGTCGCTCCACTCAGCGGACGCGCCGGCGGCCGAAGTAGAGGTGCGCGCGTTCAGGATGCAGGGTGGCGTCATCACCGAAGAGGAACTGGCGGTGGCGGTGTGA
- the lipB gene encoding lipoyl(octanoyl) transferase LipB: MKAARGWLLDLGGDPVPFAEAWALQKGLVAARQRGGIPDVLVLLEHPPVVTVGRSGRAEHLRLTREELLSVGIELFRVERGGSATYHGPGQLVGYPIVDLRVVNEDVGRYVRTLEATIIATLQAFGITAGREPGLPGVWVAGAKICALGVAVQRRVTMHGFALNVTTALDGFSLINPCGLDRPVTSMSAVLGRPVDIAEVRRAYPEQFSRAFGIDLVPITAADLEQAHALV, translated from the coding sequence ATGAAGGCGGCGCGCGGGTGGCTGCTGGATCTGGGGGGGGACCCCGTTCCCTTCGCCGAGGCATGGGCGCTGCAGAAGGGCCTGGTGGCCGCGCGCCAGCGCGGAGGGATCCCCGACGTGCTGGTGCTGCTGGAACATCCGCCGGTGGTGACGGTCGGCCGCAGCGGAAGGGCGGAGCATCTCCGCCTGACGCGCGAGGAGCTGCTGTCAGTTGGCATCGAGCTGTTCAGGGTAGAGCGCGGCGGCAGCGCGACCTACCACGGCCCCGGGCAGCTCGTCGGCTACCCTATCGTGGACCTGCGGGTGGTGAACGAGGATGTCGGGCGCTATGTCAGGACGCTGGAGGCGACGATCATCGCCACGCTGCAGGCCTTCGGGATCACGGCAGGGCGCGAGCCGGGCCTCCCTGGGGTTTGGGTGGCCGGCGCCAAGATCTGCGCGCTGGGGGTAGCCGTGCAGCGCCGGGTGACGATGCACGGCTTCGCCCTCAACGTCACCACTGCGCTCGACGGGTTCTCGCTGATCAACCCCTGCGGGCTGGATCGCCCGGTGACCTCGATGAGCGCCGTCCTGGGGCGTCCGGTGGATATCGCCGAGGTGCGCCGGGCCTATCCCGAGCAATTCAGCCGGGCGTTCGGCATCGATCTTGTCCCGATCACGGCGGCGGATCTGGAACAGGCCCACGCGCTGGTGTAG
- a CDS encoding metal-dependent transcriptional regulator, protein MTVHDISKTERTEMYLKAVYTLAQTAPPVTISKVAEYMAVSPPASYEMLKRLETQGLLHSGTGEGHILTPQGMQTATRVVRRLRLAERLLSDILKIELPRVYAEACKLEHVISPEVEARMATVLGHPAICPHGLPIPGDSAPPVQSLVTVAQLEVWDHAVLVCIPEEDEPFVTHLVDMGLVPGTALVVREATALGGPITLQIGHQIRALGLEMARRLFVRREKNEPQLPGT, encoded by the coding sequence ATGACCGTCCACGACATATCCAAAACCGAACGGACCGAGATGTACCTCAAGGCGGTCTACACCCTGGCGCAGACCGCGCCGCCGGTCACGATCTCGAAGGTGGCCGAGTACATGGCCGTCTCGCCGCCGGCTTCCTACGAGATGTTGAAGCGACTCGAGACCCAGGGTCTCCTGCACTCCGGAACAGGGGAAGGGCACATCCTGACCCCGCAGGGGATGCAGACCGCCACCCGCGTGGTCCGGCGACTGCGCCTTGCCGAGCGGTTGCTCTCGGATATCTTGAAGATAGAGTTGCCCCGGGTCTACGCCGAGGCGTGCAAGCTCGAGCACGTCATCAGCCCCGAGGTCGAAGCGCGCATGGCCACGGTGCTGGGGCATCCGGCGATCTGCCCGCACGGCCTGCCGATCCCGGGCGACAGTGCGCCGCCCGTCCAGTCCCTGGTCACCGTTGCCCAGCTTGAGGTATGGGACCACGCCGTGCTGGTCTGCATCCCGGAAGAGGATGAGCCGTTCGTGACTCACCTGGTGGACATGGGCCTGGTTCCGGGAACCGCCCTTGTGGTCAGGGAGGCGACCGCGCTCGGCGGGCCGATCACCCTGCAGATCGGGCATCAGATCCGGGCCCTGGGATTGGAGATGGCACGGCGGCTCTTCGTCCGCCGGGAGAAGAACGAACCCCAACTGCCGGGGACGTGA
- a CDS encoding NEW3 domain-containing protein has product MPRMLTLILIAGLALSLGAPGAAVAGPSPESTPGYRGLGLSTPYPSQTVRAGEPVTLALAVKNYGLAPQVVTLAIAKRAPGWKVSFLGAGRTVTAVAVGTDQEAPLSVRLDPPPGARAGTYRFVLTAAGQGVAAELPLALTLGQVQPGRLELQAELPVLRGPGTSSFRYRLTIKNESEKDMLVSLEAQMPKGFQVAFTPAFASQQVTSLPVKAGESRDLDAEVSLPQDVSAGTHALSVRAVSGEARAEAKLTIEVTGRPDLSITTPEGRLSGRAYAGRDTPIKVVVKNRGSAPARGVEVSSYEPTGWQVKFDPSRIEEIAPKGEAQVTATVRPSSKAIAGDYMLTLRATAGDSSSSADFRVTVFTSTLWGIVGVIVIAIALGIVSLVVSRYGRR; this is encoded by the coding sequence ATGCCGCGCATGTTGACTCTGATTCTGATCGCGGGGCTCGCGCTGTCTCTTGGCGCCCCAGGCGCCGCGGTCGCAGGTCCCAGCCCTGAATCAACCCCTGGATACCGGGGCCTTGGGCTTTCAACGCCCTATCCCAGTCAGACCGTGCGGGCCGGCGAGCCGGTCACGCTGGCGCTGGCCGTCAAGAACTACGGGCTGGCGCCGCAGGTCGTGACGCTGGCGATTGCCAAGAGGGCGCCGGGATGGAAGGTCAGTTTTCTCGGCGCCGGCCGCACCGTGACCGCGGTGGCGGTTGGAACCGATCAGGAAGCACCGCTGAGCGTCCGGCTTGACCCGCCCCCCGGCGCCAGGGCCGGAACGTACCGGTTCGTGCTTACCGCGGCGGGACAGGGCGTCGCGGCGGAGTTGCCGCTGGCGCTCACGCTGGGCCAGGTCCAGCCGGGCCGCCTCGAACTGCAGGCCGAACTTCCGGTGCTCCGGGGTCCGGGGACGTCCAGCTTCCGCTACCGCCTGACGATAAAGAACGAGAGCGAGAAGGACATGCTGGTCAGCCTGGAGGCGCAGATGCCGAAGGGCTTCCAGGTGGCATTCACACCCGCCTTCGCCAGCCAGCAGGTGACGAGCCTGCCGGTGAAGGCCGGAGAGTCGCGCGACCTGGACGCGGAGGTTAGTCTTCCCCAAGATGTATCTGCCGGGACGCACGCGCTGAGCGTCCGGGCCGTCAGCGGCGAGGCCAGGGCCGAGGCCAAGCTCACCATCGAGGTTACCGGCCGCCCCGACCTCTCGATTACTACCCCTGAGGGCAGACTGTCCGGACGGGCATACGCTGGACGGGACACGCCGATCAAGGTGGTCGTCAAGAACCGGGGCAGCGCGCCTGCGCGCGGGGTCGAGGTCTCCTCGTACGAGCCTACCGGGTGGCAGGTGAAGTTCGATCCGTCGCGGATCGAGGAGATCGCGCCCAAGGGCGAGGCGCAGGTGACCGCGACCGTGCGGCCTTCGTCCAAGGCAATCGCGGGCGATTACATGCTGACGCTGCGGGCCACTGCCGGCGACTCCTCCTCGTCGGCCGACTTCCGTGTCACGGTGTTCACCTCCACGCTCTGGGGCATCGTGGGCGTCATCGTCATTGCGATCGCCCTGGGCATCGTCAGTCTGGTGGTTTCGCGCTACGGACGGAGATGA
- a CDS encoding ABC transporter ATP-binding protein, whose amino-acid sequence MSTVVETQGLTKHYGPIVAVESLNLCLQAGEVFGLLGPNGSGKTTTILMLLGLTEPTAGWARVLGEDPLRNPLEVKRRVGYMPDSVGFYDELTARENLRYTARLNGLPRPEAEARIDEALAGVGLSEVADRPVATYSRGMRQRLGLTEVLLKRPQVAILDEPTMGLDPEAAQEFLVMIRGLKARGITVLLSSHLLQQVQAVCDRVGLFYKGRLVLEGSVDALSEQVLGGAYRIVVEATGNGLERLLSGIPGVVRVAQERPGTCRVEAQQDCRAEVARRVVAGGGQLLGLSLERATLDDVYARYFQEARHEA is encoded by the coding sequence ATGAGCACGGTTGTCGAGACGCAGGGACTGACCAAACACTACGGCCCGATCGTGGCCGTCGAGTCGCTGAACCTTTGCCTGCAGGCCGGTGAGGTCTTCGGCCTGCTGGGCCCCAACGGCTCGGGGAAGACAACGACCATCCTGATGCTGCTGGGCCTTACCGAGCCGACCGCCGGGTGGGCCCGCGTGCTGGGAGAGGATCCCCTGCGCAACCCTCTGGAAGTGAAGCGACGGGTGGGCTACATGCCTGACTCGGTCGGGTTCTACGACGAGTTGACCGCGCGCGAGAACCTTAGGTACACCGCACGTCTCAACGGGCTCCCTCGGCCCGAGGCCGAGGCGCGGATTGACGAGGCCCTCGCCGGCGTTGGGCTCTCGGAAGTGGCAGATCGGCCGGTGGCGACATACTCGCGCGGCATGCGCCAGCGGCTGGGGCTGACCGAGGTGCTCCTGAAACGACCTCAGGTGGCGATCCTGGACGAGCCCACGATGGGCCTGGATCCCGAGGCCGCCCAGGAGTTCCTGGTCATGATTCGGGGGCTAAAGGCGCGGGGCATCACGGTACTCTTGTCCTCGCACCTGCTCCAACAGGTACAGGCGGTCTGCGACCGGGTTGGTCTTTTCTACAAGGGACGGCTGGTCCTCGAGGGCAGCGTGGACGCGCTGAGCGAGCAGGTGCTGGGCGGCGCGTACCGCATCGTCGTGGAGGCCACGGGCAACGGCCTGGAGCGGCTGCTGAGTGGGATCCCAGGCGTCGTGCGCGTTGCCCAGGAACGCCCGGGCACCTGCCGTGTGGAAGCCCAACAGGACTGCCGCGCCGAGGTGGCCCGTCGGGTTGTGGCCGGGGGCGGCCAACTCCTCGGGTTGAGCCTGGAACGCGCCACGCTGGACGACGTCTATGCCCGTTACTTCCAGGAGGCCCGCCATGAAGCGTAG
- a CDS encoding ABC transporter permease subunit: protein MKRRGSPWTGLGAILLKEMADHLSSVRMRLLEGLILLTAIGTVFAATQTLRQTIGEDPFLFLKILTSAQDPLPSFVAFMGFLIPLTAIALAFDAINGEYMRRTLSRVLAQPIYRDAVLLGKFLAGIFTLGITLLALWLLVTGLGILRLGVVPEGREVARGLAFILATLAYGGVWLALALLFSVVFRQPATSAMAAIAVWLFFAVFWEILAGLFFNIISATATGGPETELALANFRLFLSRLSPNTLYSETVLALLNPDVRALGPVLITQLEGAVRGTLLPLSQSLLLVWPQFTGLIATVIMLFAGAYVAFQRQEVRA from the coding sequence ATGAAGCGTAGAGGCTCCCCCTGGACCGGCCTGGGGGCCATTTTGCTCAAGGAGATGGCCGATCACCTCTCCAGCGTCCGGATGCGGCTGCTGGAAGGCCTGATCCTCCTGACCGCGATCGGCACGGTGTTCGCGGCCACGCAGACCCTGCGGCAGACCATCGGGGAGGACCCCTTCCTTTTCCTGAAGATCCTCACCTCCGCTCAGGATCCCCTGCCCTCGTTCGTGGCGTTCATGGGATTCCTGATCCCTCTCACGGCCATCGCCCTGGCGTTCGACGCCATCAACGGCGAGTACATGCGCCGGACGCTCAGCCGGGTGCTGGCGCAGCCCATCTACCGCGACGCCGTGCTGCTGGGCAAGTTCCTGGCGGGCATCTTCACCCTGGGCATCACCCTGCTCGCGCTGTGGCTGCTGGTGACCGGGTTGGGCATCCTGCGGCTGGGCGTGGTGCCGGAAGGCCGTGAGGTGGCGCGCGGACTCGCGTTCATCCTCGCCACCCTGGCCTACGGCGGAGTGTGGCTGGCGCTGGCGCTGCTGTTCTCCGTGGTGTTTCGCCAGCCGGCTACCTCGGCCATGGCGGCGATCGCGGTCTGGCTGTTCTTCGCGGTGTTCTGGGAGATCCTGGCAGGCCTGTTTTTCAACATCATCAGCGCGACCGCCACGGGCGGACCGGAGACCGAGCTGGCCTTGGCCAACTTCCGCCTGTTCCTGTCGCGGCTCTCGCCCAACACGCTATACTCGGAGACCGTGCTGGCGCTGCTCAACCCCGACGTGCGCGCGCTGGGTCCGGTGCTGATCACGCAGCTCGAAGGCGCGGTGCGGGGAACGCTCCTGCCGCTCTCCCAGAGCCTGCTTCTGGTCTGGCCCCAGTTCACGGGCCTGATCGCCACCGTGATCATGCTGTTCGCGGGCGCCTATGTGGCGTTCCAGCGGCAGGAGGTAAGGGCGTAG